The following are encoded together in the Salvia hispanica cultivar TCC Black 2014 chromosome 6, UniMelb_Shisp_WGS_1.0, whole genome shotgun sequence genome:
- the LOC125193437 gene encoding disease resistance RPP8-like protein 3 — translation MIKKCMMEFGVGKAAVSSSQNGGEGDEDVVVGLEKDVQQLVFKVILSEEMWLINKPVLIKGMVGMGKTTLARQVYKHAAVIENFKHCCAWVSLSSFTSRHEVLVELMRQLVTLDGVSLWLEKMDNQSLQQMLFWKLKEMPQWFIVLDNVLPEMLFESFLLDLARLSKPRHQCRWLITSCHQIKQQLFYTHEMKALDSDKSWQLFLQTINKFTSDDNKFSKELERKAKEMLKKCGGLPIAIIDVGREKAKQRLLGIEWDELFDSIDLSKTLKLLEPMYLELDEDMKSCFLHMSFFKENAIMREEKLHHVWAANGVRTGTTPCASLADRSIIEVVHPYPEMYRVKRCRMNPLLHMLSIKKAEEEIGLEILRNNGNDRPLESPRHRVIHCGRAKFNNSTNQDKFYHSTNQDKNLVSLILHLICGVDELNHSTNQDKFLVSLIFHGGGRYLDDAGQSYWKSFELLKLLDMEDFGAKTLSESIGTLTELRYLGLRNNYVEEIPHSLGGLKRLEVLDIALNFMVEVPDIINEMGGLRLLNMSDVICRKPLKVDALQNLKTLTFMSIYSWTYEASNLKKMTSLYKLGIEEIDEYSNVNELFLSLAKLKKLNHLILRGFRFRMMSCLDEIRVLHSLRTLRLDGYIARLPSANSFPLELVYLALVNTCLDEDPMPILMKLSNLRRLKLRNAYNGRELMFKMRKLEILCISELWNLRKVRFEECKIVRLKQLEITNCPHLETLPQEIQSMSYLQKFKMVTTKYIATNIKNSGLHSKIVEVDISP, via the exons ATGATAAAAAAGTGCATGATGGAGTTTGGAGTTGGTAAGGCGGCGGTGAGTAGCTCACAAAATGGTGGAGAAGGAGACGAAGATGTTGTGGTGGGCTTGGAGAAAGACGTGCAACAGCTTGTGTTTAAAGTGATTCTTAGTGAAGAGATGTGGCTTATTAATAAACCTGTTCTTATCAAAGGGATGGTTGGTATGGGAAAGACAACTCTTGCAAGACAAGTATACAAGCATGCGGCCGTCATTGAAAATTTCAAGCACTGCTGCGCATGGGTAAGCCTTTCTAGTTTTACAAGTAGACATGAGGTGCTTGTGGAACTGATGCGCCAGTTGGTGACACTTGATGGAGTTTCGTTGTGGCTGGAGAAGATGGACAACCAGAGTCTCCAACAGATGCTTTTCTGGAAGCTAAAAGAAATGCCGCAATGGTTTATAGTTCTCGACAACGTGCTGCCAGAAATGCTCTTCGAATCCTTCTTGCTAGACCTTGCACGCCTCTCAAAGCCAA GGCATCAATGTAGATGGTTGATCACCAGTTGCCATCAGATTAAACAACAGTTGTTTTACACTCATGAGATGAAAGCTTTGGATTCTGATAAGAGCTGGCAATTGTTTTTgcaaacaattaataaatttacaagTGATGATAACAAATTCTCCAAGGAGTTGGAGAGGAAGGCGAAAGAGATGTTGAAGAAATGTGGGGGTTTGCCGATAGCTATAATAGATGTTGGAAGGGAGAAAGCAAAGCAAAGACTTTTAGGGATTGAATGGGATGAACtttttgattcaattgatttgagTAAAACATTGAAGTTGTTGGAACCGATGTATCTTGAATTGGATGAAGATATGAAGTCTTGTTTCTTGCATATGTCCTTTTTTaaggaaaatgcaataatgaGAGAAGAGAAGTTGCACCATGTTTGGGCTGCAAATGGAGTAAGAACAGGAACTACACCATGTGCCAGTTTAGCTGATCGATCCATTATTGAAGTCGTCCACCCGTACCCAGAAATGTATAGAGTGAAAAGGTGTCGCATGAATCCGCTACTACACATGCTATCCATCAAAAAAGCAGAGGAGGAAATAGGCCTTGAGATCTTAAGGAACAATGGAAATGATCGGCCCCTAGAGAGTCCTCGTCATCGTGTTATTCATTGTGGCAGAGCCAAGTTTAATAACTCCACAAATCAAGACAAATTTTATCACTCCACAAATCAAGACAAAAATCTTGTTTCTCTTATCTTACACCTCATTTGTGGCGTAGACGAATTAAATCACTCTACGAATCAAGACAAGTTTCTTGTTTCTCTCATCTTCCATGGAGGTGGTCGATACTTGGACGACGCAGGCCAGTCTTATTGGAAGAGTTTTGAACTCCTCAAATTACTCGACATGGAAGATTTTGGGGCAAAGACTTTATCAGAATCTATCGGGACATTGACTGAGTTAAGGTATTTGGGATTGAGAAACAATTACGTAGAAGAGATCCCACACTCGTTGGGGGGCTTGAAAAGGCTTGAGGTTCTCGATATAGCTTTAAACTTTATGGTGGAGGTGCCGGATATTATCAACGAAATGGGTGGCCTTCGTCTTCTCAACATGTCTGATGTGATTTGCAGAAAGCCTTTGAAAGTAGATGCACTACAAAATCTTAAGACCCTGACCTTCATGTCTATATATTCCTGGACATATGAAGCCTCGAACTTGAAGAAGATGACTAGTCTGTATAAATTGGGTATTGAAGAAATAGATGAATACTCGAATGTAAACGAGCTCTTTCTATCACTAGCTAAGTTGAAGAAACTTAATCACCTTATTCTGAGAGGGTTTCGCTTCAGAATGATGTCTTGTTTGGATGAGATTCGTGTTCTACATAGTCTACGCACTCTGAGGCTAGATGGATACATAGCTAGGCTACCAAGTGCCAATAGTTTCCCTCTTGAGTTAGTTTACTTGGCTTTGGTAAATACTTGTCTTGATGAGGACCCCATGCCAATACTAATGAAGTTGTCTAACCTAAGGCGCCTCAAACTGCGGAATGCATACAATGGTCGAGAATTGATGTTCAAGATGAGAAAACTTGAAATCTTGTGCATCAGTGAGTTGTGGAATCTGAGAAAAGTACGATTTGAAGAATGTAAAATTGTTCGCCTCAAGCAACTAGAAATCACGAATTGTCCACATCTGGAGACACTCCCACAAGAAATTCAGTCGATGAGTTATCTGCAAAAGTTTAAGATGGTAACAACCAAATACATTGCaacaaatatcaaaaattcagGCTTGCACTCCAAAATAGTGGAAGTGGATATCAGTCCATAA